TGTTAAAATTCTTTGATGAATTGTAGTACCAAAGGCAAATATGGGTCGATTTGAATTATACTTTGAACATATTATAAGAGAAACTTTATACAATAGAGTTTTTGTTACAATTTAATTATTCATAAAATTCATAGATATAGATTGACATAGTGTTTGTAGGTAACACAGACCCATTACATTATCGCCTGACctacccattttgccacctctagACATACTCCTATTATAAGAAAGAAAGAGCCTAGGGCAAAACATGGATGAGACATGAAACAGGTCATCCTTCTCAAAATTCAGGATACAGAATTCTGTTAATTGCAATCCTATATCAAGCATGAACATCGTTCCACATTATGGGTATAATTTGATTGAAATCTCtctctaatatatattatattttagaaATAATTAGAAAGGTTGGTAAGGATCCATGTGTGTTGGCCACATTTCAATTTATAAGGACCAATATATGTGACACGCACAATCAACCCGATAATCAATTAGTTAAGACTTAAGACTTGCTACGAGCTAGCAAAAATGATGGGCAATACATTCCACTTCACCGTAGTGTACTTCAATAGTATGCATTTACTAAATAAGtgattaagaatgctaattctACCGTCGTTATACATGTAAGCAAACACATACTGTTTACTCTAAGGGCTTATATCTTCTAATAAGCAACTTACAGATGAGAGTTTTGTAGGAAACTAACCACTTTAATACACAATCCCAAACACTTTCTAAACATCAAACATAAAACCCTAAACTCCTAAAATCATCATCAAACTGcaagaaaatttttaaacaaaaaaaaaaaaaaaatcacccaCCTTTGACATACAACTTTTTTCCCCAATTCCAGTGCAATATCACAGGTCCCAAGTGCAGCAACCGCCTGAAAATAACAAAAAACAACAAGAACCACACATCAAATCGCATATTTTAACAAATTAACCAAACCCCACTTAAAAAAATCCAAACTTTAACCTAAAAAAACTAATAACAATATTCAATGATGAAAATTAACAAAGGGGTAGTTACAAAGATTGAAGAATATGAAAGCTTGGAGATGAATTCAGGGATGCCAAAACCACGAGGAGCAGAACCAGAAATGTCATTAACAAGAGTAAAAGGAGATAGTACAATTTTGATAGGGAGGTCTAAAATATGCGATAAAGGTTCGCCTAAATGACGATTCAAGAACTTGAATTGATTGTCGAATAGTTGTTTTGTGTTCTTGACGAATTTAGCAGTGCCTTTCCCCATTTGTTGTTATCGGAAGAAACCGCAATGGATAAAGCTACAGGTGAAGTGGTGATATACAACCAAACTGAAATGAAGTTTATGTTGTTCCTAACCAGGATTTATTTGTATCCGGGTTTAGGACTAACTTATCACTTTAACCAAACAATACACACATTAAAAAACTATTATTTTTTTAGTATAAAAATTTATAATAGCGTGTGGTATATGAAAAAATAAAagcataatactaatttttatattaGATGAAAGTtgtataacatacaataattaacATTTGATCACGAATCAAGCTTGCAAAAACACCAAGTTCATGTCACTTGTCATTCTGTCAATCTCAGGTAGTGATTGATTTTATAAGATCACTATCAACTATGACGTAGCTTTCTTTCAAGACTACACATCAGTACTTCCTTCTCATCACTTATccacagtgttgtaaaagtcggccgacttggccgacgcttcggccgatgcgtcatttttttgggttctccgtcccgttttttctgaaaacgactcaaaaaacggtcaaagctaaaagttcggtcaaagacggtcaaagttggtcaaaaacggtcaaaatcagtcaaattttcgtccatATGTTacatgttttaaaattagggtttgttttcatttttagggccgctcttttctctgtgtccttactaatTATGCACtccgtaacattaattgagtttgaagtttgattgtatttaaattcgagttcctatttaagaaatttatggtacaaaaTCAACTATTTTCCTATGGAGTAGAAGAAGAATTTTCGAATGGTGCAATGATGGTCCTCTGTCTGAGTTGGTTACTCCTAGGGACATGGCTAATGTTGGCTTATCTTTGAATGATAGTGTGCAAGATATGCTTATGTTATTTAATGGTGAGTGGCCTCAAGAATGGCTCTCTAAATACCCTCTGTTTCATAATATAAATTTGCCTATGATTCACAATGGTACTGACCAAATCCATTGGAGAACAAATGAGGGAGTTTTATTTACGTACTCTACTACTTGCGTGTGGGATTCGATTCGCCCAACGGGTAATAATATTAGTTGGTTTTCTGTTGTGTGGTTCTCGCAATGTATTCCTCGTCATGCGTTTCTTTTATGGTTAGTTATGGGGGAGAGACTGAAAACTCATGACAAGATGAAACCGTGGGAGACTCATAGTAGTATGTCCCTTATTTGTCCATTTTGCAAAAATTGTCCGGACTCTCACGATCATCTGTTCTTTGACTGTCCGTTTGCTGCGGGTGTTTGGGCTCGATGTAGAAGCTTTCTTGATGTCCCGCTGGGATCTCATTGGAAAGATGTGGTCCGAGTGATTTCCCCGGTAGCTTCTCGAAATTGTGTTAATTTGGTGGTGACTAAAGTTATGTTTGCTGCCACGATTTACTTTGTATGGCAAGAACGCAATAATAGAATTTTCAAGAAATCGCATCGTACCGAAGTCAAGCTTTTTGAAGATATATATGCGACTGTGAGACTCAAGTTGTTATCGATCACATTCAAGAACTCGCCTAAGGTGGATAGAGTGAAGAATAGATGGCGACTCTAATCACTTCAGAGGCTTGTGTTTGTCTTTTTTGGTTGTTGCTATAGGTTAGATTGCTATAGCGTTTTCTTTTGTAGCTTCAAGGTATGCTTGTTGCTCCAGTGTCTCATTGTActtattcttttattattttttaataatattcatcggggtaaccctttacccaaaaaaaaaatcaactattttatacatatataaatatatatttaagaaattattaataaagtcaacgttggtcaacgacctatgcgtccccgacgcgtcccccgactcggccgacgcgtcctttttaggtctcgaccgatgcgtccccgactcgcgacttttacaaccttgcttaTCCAGGACATTTTGCTAATAACCATGACGTTCATCACACACTTTCTCACATCCAAtaaattaattaatcatttaaAAGTACAAGATTAAAAGTATAATGTAACAAATCAGATAAGCAAGCATTCGTCTTCAATTTTGTGTAGCAACGGCGAGATGCAAGACGGAGATAACCAATGGCGGCTATGGAAGGAGTGGTAGTATTGGTGTCTTTGAAGACGGaggaaatatattccttgaaggtggcccaaagggaaggttttaccgacccgctccgggactaaggtccggcccgcctgcccctcgggatggttaaagggtcggatcctcagagtgtggttcgggtttcctgcccgaaagcgcgtgtgtgtgtgcaaatgatgactagacttcggtccggactgatgcaagtttgcctttcaaaaaaaaaaaaatggcggaTGGAAGACAGAACCGTTAATAGTGGTTTAAGAAAAGTGGAGAACAGAAAGTAAGTTAGTTTGGATGTTAATTAGCTTTTTTTACTTGTATtttctaaaaattaaaatattcaccaaattaaaacaaataatttatAAATAAAGTTATTAACAATATTTAAAATCAAATAAATTATTGACTAATACTTTAAcaaaaaattaatttaaatcattaaaaatttcacatttaaaaaaaaaactaaattaaaaatattcatggattttgttatataaaaataaaaataaatatataaatctacaTATAATAAATCATCATATCATATACATAGTACGGAGTAatagtgtaacgacccggctttttcgacttgcttttgtgctttgtgctttcacgaaactgcgtatatgtgcgtactgagctagcttaagctctgggatcttatttaatgattaattactttcattaatatcttacaacgtgctattaagtgtgtaatcacttaacttgatccccgaatgcttttactaccgttggtgtcacttgacgtttgaaacgagctatgtacttgatacacgtttaactttggtcataatcggaatattatgagtacgtaatactaattgttattttataataacaattacttgggtttttggatgcttaattacgcttagtaatttactagagcacactagttagtcttgttggactttctaccttgttggactttaacccaccctactctagctagtggactattaaattagcccaattattaatgactagtgacccaatgatatgtaagataaatgcccatttattagagggaacatactagcatttttgttaaccataatccataatgttgcatgggatcctaacataagcaccaactttagacaaccattaaccaagtgtaacaacccaacccgtattaaaaccggcccataaaaatttttccttttaatacgcgttaaataatactttaaaacatttaatacattgattaattgtccaaacggacatacacgacccgactagtttagtttccaaccaaaaccgagcatggtgatttgggactacgctacccaaatcctaatcgaatacaaaagcaagatcttctaagcaacctagccaagatctctaatccccaagcttacccgagccgccaagcatgcgaacctataaaaatagcaacaacgagagggtaagctaacgcttagtgaatgataatatactacatacatatatatgtataaaatggacacgccacacaaatatcaaataccgcataccgaagcatccatgtataaggcaactacactaagcataccgtacgatctctaagcaacaagctaaagatatcaacaaagtatatgttcaccaacgacgatgtgaacaacgccaataagctacacccggagggttagctgcaacacaacattacattaatatataacaatataaaacgaataaggttaaccccttaacccattaccgaataccaaacgccacaatgaagattggccgagctacacgagccttaataatctgaacccacacgagattactatcttcacaacatcgaggttggccgaactacacgagccttagtaatccgaaaccacacgagattactacctcaataagatgaccgaactacacgagtcatcgtgaatccgaactacacgcgattcacttctcaacatcaaaacccacggtcacgggattataaaatccaccacatcggggtcatccacttcacaacaatatcaaccctttgccattggggttataacatccaaatcacaaccacgtgtgataacgtacacacaagtgtgtacctcgccaaaggtggtcaaccaaaacgcacaaacgtgccaattggacctatacacaagtccatcaatccacctatatgtgaagtgagctctatgaccgagaaccacttcacccgacccgcacccatcctacacatacatatgcatatacgatattaacactcaccttgtcgccttgaagaatgcttccaaataatcagcaactcgtcaatggaaagtacctattccattttcacaaattcaacaacacacttagattggatttacaaaccaacccaatttgacacttagtgcaaattcgacccaaatgcacttccaaggacaaaccgcgcccaaactaaccagtaatcactaacacaagtgataatgtatctaatatgccaattaaacccgaacacaagtgttaacacttatcgttctcaaaatcgcccataaaccctaattttgacccataaggtcaaaatctcaccatttacaagttttgacaccaaaacatgtttaactcggttttatacttcaacttaatccattttaaatttacaaacctcaacgaatcgacattcgggtcataaccaacaacaaaccctaattttgactctagtcaaaattagtcaaccacaagaaccctagaagtctccaaaacatcaataatcactaatactagtgattatacaccattctcaagtcttaaacagggttaaatcattaaccaacccaaaacccgcctttaacacctacaaacccgaatcttggtgttaatttccaattaacgactaaatgggttccatctatgagtcATACAATCAAAAGTCCCAAatttaaatgatgaacacaaaaatgaaattcggagttagagcttaccactagtatcgccgtgtagctaagaacgaggagaacaaacttgtcaactacgccaaagatcaaatcccgcttcttcctttccaaaaatccctttgaaatcaagtgggtgtttgagtttgagaggaaaaatgaaaagaaaaggaaaatgaaattaggaaatggaatgaatggatgaggttaaagcctcaaatctggctcaaatgtgaaatgaccaaattgcccttgaacttcatttaatattacaagaatctggtgccagtttgcACAGTATGCCGCGTCGCGGTattaatggtcgcgccgcgacctttgcctgagtctggtgccttctttaccacacTTTTTGATCTGATTTCCAgttgattgccgcgccgcggcctcatttgtcgTGCCGCGATGTTCCACGTGATCTGACTCCACTTCTCGCACACAAGGCTTTAACACTAGAAAAAGCCCCGAACCCTTCTTAcatctatcgtacatacccaatacatctataaatcatatacggggaaaacggggtgttacaactctcccccacttaaattcgatcacgtcctcgtgatcctagtcacgaacccaaacggacccacactcaatggtcctcgaacatgtgttt
This genomic window from Rutidosis leptorrhynchoides isolate AG116_Rl617_1_P2 chromosome 2, CSIRO_AGI_Rlap_v1, whole genome shotgun sequence contains:
- the LOC139888039 gene encoding uncharacterized protein, whose product is MANVGLSLNDSVQDMLMLFNGEWPQEWLSKYPLFHNINLPMIHNGTDQIHWRTNEGVLFTYSTTCVWDSIRPTGNNISWFSVVWFSQCIPRHAFLLWLVMGERLKTHDKMKPWETHSSMSLICPFCKNCPDSHDHLFFDCPFAAGVWARCRSFLDVPLGSHWKDVVRVISPVASRNCVNLVVTKVMFAATIYFVWQERNNRIFKKSHRTEVKLFEDIYATVRLKLLSITFKNSPKVDRVKNRWRL